A region from the Bacillaceae bacterium S4-13-56 genome encodes:
- a CDS encoding YjcZ family sporulation protein, producing MGFGYGYGAGYGAGCGYGGGYYGGGYGGGFALIVVLFILLIIVGAAWF from the coding sequence ATGGGCTTCGGATATGGCTATGGAGCAGGCTATGGAGCAGGCTGTGGATACGGTGGAGGTTACTATGGAGGTGGCTACGGCGGTGGCTTTGCTTTAATCGTCGTACTATTCATCCTTCTAATCATCGTAGGTGCTGCTTGGTTCTAA
- a CDS encoding YjcZ family sporulation protein, giving the protein MSGAAGYGAGFALIVVLFILLIIVGASGWAW; this is encoded by the coding sequence ATGAGTGGAGCTGCAGGTTATGGAGCAGGTTTTGCTTTAATTGTAGTTCTATTTATTCTCCTTATTATTGTGGGAGCCTCAGGTTGGGCTTGGTAA